A region of Diceros bicornis minor isolate mBicDic1 chromosome 31, mDicBic1.mat.cur, whole genome shotgun sequence DNA encodes the following proteins:
- the LOC131395715 gene encoding olfactory receptor 4P4-like → MESQRNISEFILLGLSYDQSTQTFCFVLFLFCYVALLVGNLLILISIRCSRLYNQPMYYFLSHLSSMDICYTSSVTPKLIADLLGGTKTISYGSCTLQLFAMHFFGSIEVFILTAMAFDRYVAICKPLHYMIIMNRTKCDLLLLAAWASGAVHSFPQLSMAIQLPFCGPNEIDHYFCDIFPLLKIACTDTYIIGALGVANSGIFSLVAFVVLFVSYVFILFTLRNHSAEGRRKALSTCGSHITVVILFFVPTTFIYLRPPTTFPEDKIFALFYTIIAPMFNALIYTLSNTEMKNTMRKVWCQILFSKEAHN, encoded by the coding sequence ATGGAAAGCCAGAGAAACATCTCAGAATTTATTCTTCTAGGTCTTTCTTATGACCAAAGTACACAGACATTTTGCTTTGTGCTCTTCTTATTCTGTTATGTTGCCCTGTTGGTAGGAAACCTTCTGATCCTTATCTCCATTCGATGCAGTCGTCTTTATAACCAGCCAATGTACTATTTCCTCAGCCATTTATCTTCAATGGACATCTGCTATACCTCTAGTGTTACCCCCAAATTAATTGCTGACTTGCTAGGGGGGACAAAAACTATTTCCTATGGTAGTTGCACGTTACAGCTCTTTGCCATGCACTTCTTCGGCAGTATTGAGGTCTTCATTCTTACTGCTATGGCTTTTGATCGCTATGTTGCCATCTGCAAACCTCTCCACTACATGATTATCATGAACAGGACAAAATGTGATCTCCTACTTCTGGCTGCTTGGGCTAGTGGGGCTGTCCACTCCTTTCCTCAATTATCTATGGCAATCCAGTTGCCATTTTGTGGTCCTAATGAAATTGATCACTATTTTTGTGATATCTTCCCTTTACTAAAAATTGCTTGTACTGATACCTACATCATTGGTGCCCTGGGGGTTGCCAATTCAGGTATATTTAGCTTAGTTGCCTTTGTtgtcttatttgtttcttatgtCTTTATACTATTTACTTTACGAAATCACTCAGCTGAGGGAAGGCGCAAAGCCCTCTCTACTTGTGGGTCTCATATCACTGTGGTCATCCTATTTTTTGTGCCTACAACCTTTATCTACCTTAGACCTCCTACTACTTTCCCTGAGGACAAAATATTTGCGCTATTTTATACCATCATTGCTCCTATGTTCAATGCCTTAATTTATACATTAAGCaatacagagatgaaaaacaccATGAGAAAAGTTTGGTGTCAGATATTATTTTCAAAGGAAGCCCACAATTAA
- the LOC131395717 gene encoding olfactory receptor 4P4-like, producing MENQNNVTEFVFVRLWGNKEIELLFFFLFLLCYLAILMGNFIILLTITCSHLIQQPMYYFLCHLSLMDLCYTSTVVPRLIRDLAAARKHISYKNCMTQLFTAHLLAGVEIFILVSTAFDRYVAIVKPLQYMVVMNWQRCNMLIIVAWVVGFWHSIALLLMVLSLPFCGPNQIDHYICDVKPLLKMVCKDIHIVSILVIANSGMVVVVIFFVLVASYVLILYNLRTHSSAGRRKALSTCSSHIMVVVLFFVPCIYTYVLPAGSENKDKEISVFYTVIAPMLNPLIYTLRNEERKITMQKVWSQMAHSTLK from the coding sequence ATGGAAAATCAGAACAATGTCACAGAATTTGTTTTCGTGAGGCTGTGgggaaataaggaaatagagctactgttctttttcttgttcctgcTCTGTTACCTGGCCATCTTAATGGGGAACTTCATCATCTTACTCACGATCACCTGCAGCCATCTAATCCAACAACCAATGTACTACTTTCTCTGCCACCTTTCCCTCATGGACCTCTGCTACACCTCCACTGTGGTCCCCCGGCTGATCAGGGACTTAGCGGCAGCAAGAAAACATATTTCCTATAAAAACTGTATGACCCAGCTCTTCACTGCCCACTTACTAGCGGGTGTGGAAATATTCATCTTGGTGTCCACGGCCTTTGACCGCTATGTTGCCATTGTCAAGCCCCTGCAGTACATGGTCGTCATGAACTGGCAGAGGTGTAACATGCTGATTATTGTGGCCTGGGTTGTGGGGTTTTGGCACTCTATTGCTTTGCTGCTCATGGTACTCAGTTTGCCTTTCTGTGGTCCTAATCAGATCGATCACTACATATGTGATGTGAAGCCTCTTTTGAAAATGGTGTGCAAGGATATTCACATTGTTAGTATCTTAGTGATTGCTAATTCAGGGATGGTAGTGGTTGTCATTTTTTTTGTCCTAGTAGCTTCTTATGTACTCATATTATATAATCTTAGGACACACTCCTCTGCAGGACGACGCAAAGCTCTCTCAACCTGTAGTTCTCATATAATGGTTGTAGTTTTATTCTTTGTGCCCTGTATCTATACTTACGTTCTACCTGCTGGGAGTGAGAACAAGGATAAGGAAATCTCTGTATTTTACACTGTGATTGCTCCCATGTTGAATCCTCTCATCTATACTCTGAgaaatgaggagaggaaaatcacCATGCAGAAGGTATGGTCTCAAATGG